In Primulina eburnea isolate SZY01 chromosome 3, ASM2296580v1, whole genome shotgun sequence, one DNA window encodes the following:
- the LOC140825260 gene encoding ABC transporter F family member 3, which translates to MTEAASAVVHEVLGPRVDDVDQPIVDYIINVLADEDFDFGPDGEGAFEALGELLVNSDCVDDDSECRLVCSRLSEKFGKHGLVKEKPTVRSLSTPLRMYDGMDEEEEAPKKKPEPVDGPLLTERDKMKIERRKRKEERQREAQYQTHLEEMEAVKAGMPSAVVNHDFNEGPAVRDIHMEGFNVSVGGRDLIVDGCLTLSYGRHYGLVGRNGTGKTTFLRYMALHAIEGIPKNCQILHVEQEVVGDDISALQCVLNADVERVRLLEEESHLLGLQREMDLEEDHGKSNGELDGRFDKNAIAQRLEEIYKRLELIDAYSAEARAASILAGLSFSPDMQHKATKTFSGGWRMRIALARALFIEPDLLLLDEPTNHLDLHAVLWLESYLVKWPKTFIVVSHAREFLNTVVTDILHLQGQQLTAYRGNYDIFERTREEQLKNQQKAFESNERARSHMQSFIDKFRYNAKRASLVQSRIKALDRMGHVDAIINDPDYKFEFPSPDDRPGPPIISFSDASFGYPGGPILFKNLNFGIDLDSRIAMVGPNGIGKSTILKLISGELQPSSGTVFRSAKVRIAVFSQHHVDGLDLSSNPLLYMMRCFPGVAEQKLRGHLGSLGITGNLALQPMYTLSGGQKSRVAFAKITFKKPHILLLDEPSNHLDLDAVEALIQGLVLFQGGVLMVSHDEHLISGSVEQLWSVSEGRVTPFEGTFQDYKKVVQSS; encoded by the exons ATGACGGAGGCGGCGAGCGCCGTGGTTCATGAGGTGCTAGGTCCACGCGTGGACGATGTGGACCAACCAATTGTTGATTACATCATCAACGTCCTTGCCGACGAGGATTTCGATTTCGGCCCCGACGGCGAAGGTGCCTTCGAAGCCCTTGGAGAGCTTCTCGTTAATTCTGACTGCGTTGATGACGACTCTGAGTGCCGCTTG GTTTGTAGTAGACTGTCTGAAAAATTTGGGAAGCATGGATTGGTGAAAGAAAAACCTACAGTGAGAAGTCTGTCGACGCCATTGAGAATGTATGACGGAatggatgaagaagaagaagctcCAAAGAAGAAGCCAGAGCCTGTGGATGGCCCTTTGCTGACTGAGCGTGATAAGATGAAGATTGAAAGGAGGAAGAGAAAGGAGGAGCGCCAGAGAGAG GCACAATACCAAACACACTTAGAGGAAATGGAAGCAGTCAAAGCCGGCATGCCTTCTGCTGTTGTTAATCATGACTTTAATGAAGGCCCAGCTGTTAGAGATATTCACATGGAGGGCTTCAATGTGTCTGTTGGGGGACGTGATCTTATTGTTGATGGTTGTCTGACTTTGTCTTATGGACGACACTATG GCCTTGTTGGAAGGAATGGTACTGGTAAAACAACATTTCTGAGATACATGGCCTTGCATGCTATTGAGGGCATTCCCAAGAACTGCCAGATATTACATGTAGAGCAAGAAGTGGTTGGTGATGATATTTCGGCCCTGCAATGTGTTTTGAATGCTGATGTTGAAAGAGTCCGACTTTTGGAAGAAGAATCTCATCTGCTTGGATTACAG AGAGAGATGGACCTGGAGGAGGACCATGGGAAGAGTAATGGGGAACTGGATGGAAGGTTTGACAAAAATGCCATTGCTCAAAGACTTGAAGAGATATATAAAAGGCTTGAGCTTATTGATGCTTATTCTGCAGAGGCACGAGCAGCTTCCATTCTTGCG GGTCTCAGTTTCTCTCCAGACATGCAGCATAAGGCAACTAAAACTTTTTCTGGAGGATGGAGAATGAGGATAGCTCTTGCTCGTGCCTTGTTTATTGAGCCCGATCTGTTACTTCTTGATGAACCAACG AATCATCTTGATCTACATGCTGTCTTGTGGCTGGAATCTTACCTAGTGAAATGGCCAAAGACATTTATCGTGGTTTCACATGCTAGAGAGTTTTTGAATACT GTGGTCACCGATATCCTCCACCTTCAAGGACAACAACTTACTGCTTATCGGGGGAACTATGATATATTTGAGAGAACcagggaagaacaactcaaaaacCAACAAAAAGCATTTGAGTCAAATGAACGAGCAAGATCTCACATGCAG TCATTTATTGACAAGTTCCGCTACAATGCGAAGCGTGCATCTCTTGTCCAATCAAGAATCAAG GCTTTGGACCGCATGGGTCATGTGGATGCCATTATCAATGACCCTGA CTACAAGTTTGAATTTCCATCTCCCGACGATAGACCAGGCCCACCAATCATAAGCTTCAG TGATGCATCTTTTGGATATCCTGGAGGCCCAATATTGTTTAAGAATTTGAATTTTGGAATAGATCTTGATAGCCGAATAGCCA TGGTTGGCCCTAATGGGATTGGAAAGTCAACCATACTCAAACTTATTTCTGGAGAGCTTCAGCCTAGTTCAGGGACAGTGTTCCGTTCAGCAAAG GTTCGCATTGCAGTTTTTAGTCAACATCATGTTGATGGGCTAGATCTCTCTTCAAATCCGCTTCTTTATATGATGCGCTGCTTTCCG GGAGTGGCTGAACAGAAGTTAAGAGGTCATTTAGGTTCATTAGGCATAACTGGGAATCTTGCCCTACAACCTATGTATACACTATCAG GTGGTCAGAAAAGCAGAGTTGCATTTGCGAAGATAACATTCAAAAAGCCACATATTTTACTGCTTGACGAGCCGTCCAATCATCTT GATTTAGATGCAGTGGAAGCTTTGATCCAAGGTCTCGTCTTGTTTCAAGGAGGCGTGTTAATG GTGAGTCACGATGAACATTTGATATCTGGAAGTGTTGAGCAACTATGGAGCGTCTCAGAAGGTAGGGTGACACCATTCGAGGGAACATTCCAAGATTACAAGAAGGTCGTGCAGTCATCTTAG
- the LOC140825261 gene encoding plastid lipid-associated protein 3, chloroplastic-like has translation MTLLLNPHPSLLSHIFPKFIRKTPIPSSTFFSPTIKSKFPTRSSYNFSFNDPADPSSKPKISSDSGPENPSVVDEWAEKSGPEPEPTSKIIGTDPPINDDEWGDSAVVSGNGIPAVDEGDGGNTVKEESLWELKRALVDTVYGLDFGFRASAEIRAETLELVSQLEAANPNPSPTESPELLDGNWVLVFTAFSELLPLLSVGSIPFVKVEKIGQSIDTRSLTIENSTTLSTPASTLSFSASAAFEIRSPSRIQVEFKEGSFNPPEIKSSVDLPESVNIFGQNINLSFVQQFLNPLQNAVAGVARAISGQSPLKIPIRGGQTKSWLLTTYLDKDFRISRGDGGLFVLVKEGSPLLDW, from the exons ATGACTCTCCTACTGAATCCCCATCCGTCTCTCCTCTCACACATATTTCCCAAATTCATCCGAAAAACACCGATACCCAGCTCTACATTCTTCTCACCAACGATCAAATCCAAGTTTCCCACGCGCTCCTCGTATAACTTCTCCTTCAATGACCCAGCCGACCCATCTTCTAAACCCAAAATTTCATCAGATTCCGGGCCCGAAAATCCCTCTGTGGTAGATGAGTGGGCTGAAAAGTCGGGTCCTGAGCCCGAACCCACGTCTAAAATCATTGGCACGGATCCCCCGATTAATGATGATGAATGGGGTGATTCTGCTGTTGTATCGGGTAATGGAATCCCGGCTGTGGACGAGGGAGATGGTGGAAACACGGTAAAAGAAGAGAGTCTTTGGGAGCTGAAGCGAGCTTTGGTGGATACAGTTTACGGGTTGGACTTTGGATTTCGGGCCTCTGCCGAAATTCGGGCGGAGACCCTTGAACTTGTATCACAGTTGGAGGCCGCCAATCCAAATCCATCGCCAACCGAGTCCCCGGAGTTGCTTGATGGAAACTGGGTTTTAGT GTTCACAGCCTTCTCCGAACTATTACCCCTTCTTTCAGTTGGCAGTATTCCATTCGTGAAAGTCGAAAAGATTGGTCAATCAATTGACACTCGCAGCCTTACCATAGAGAATAGTACCACATTGTCAACCCCCGCTTCTACTTTGTCTTTTAGTGCTTCTGCAGCCTTTGAAATCCGAAGCCCATCAAGAATACAG GTTGAATTTAAGGAAGGGTCGTTTAATCCTCCAGAAATCAAGTCTAGCGTAGATCTTCCAGAGAGCGTAAACATTTTTGGTCAAAACATAAACCTGTCATTCGTGCAGCAATTTCTCAATCCACTTCAAAATGCGGTGGCAGGCGTAGCACGAGCAATTTCTGGTCAGTCTCCACTTAAGATTCCAATTCGTGGTGGGCAGACGAAATCATGGCTTCTGACGACATACCTCGACAAAGATTTCCGGATTTCACGAGGAGATGGTGGCCTTTTTGTTCTAGTGAAGGAAGGGAGCCCACTTCTAGATTGGTAA